A window of the Isosphaera pallida ATCC 43644 genome harbors these coding sequences:
- a CDS encoding DUF420 domain-containing protein, which translates to MSSLSKTSPLDFLTPESGAFFQRSRTRSYMLGLAIVVALIVVGLGVSLAVVKPEPAPGRAAERLPEVKTLPEFRLIDQTGREVRLDDLRRHVCLVSFIFTRCRLSCPRITTVMKDLGEKLAGTNVRLVSISVDPTHDTPEVLAAYAHSFEIDPEQWWLLTGETDAVMTLVREGFGVSAVPVPPEELNEDMEEIAHSDRIALVDRGGRLIGFYDSTEEDRMAALVGEAKLRGSWIGRMPAINASLNFTASVLLALAWAAILTRRVTLHAILMSAALVVSAVFLGCYLTYHFNLEGVSKPYDGVGPIRYVYYTILISHVALAILMLPVLVLTVARVLRRRFAQHARIAAVTFPIWAYVSVTGVIVYIMLYS; encoded by the coding sequence ATGTCCTCCCTCTCGAAAACGTCGCCGTTGGACTTCCTGACACCGGAATCCGGGGCGTTCTTCCAACGCTCTCGAACGCGCTCGTACATGTTGGGATTGGCGATCGTGGTGGCTCTGATCGTGGTGGGACTCGGAGTCTCGCTAGCCGTCGTCAAACCAGAACCCGCGCCTGGTCGGGCCGCCGAACGCCTGCCCGAAGTCAAGACGCTGCCGGAATTCCGCCTGATTGACCAAACCGGCCGCGAGGTTCGCCTCGACGACTTACGCCGTCACGTCTGCCTGGTGTCGTTCATCTTCACCCGCTGTAGACTCTCCTGCCCACGCATCACCACCGTTATGAAGGACCTGGGCGAGAAACTGGCCGGGACCAACGTGCGGCTGGTCAGTATCAGCGTCGATCCCACCCACGACACCCCCGAGGTGCTCGCCGCTTACGCCCACAGCTTCGAGATCGACCCCGAGCAGTGGTGGTTGCTCACCGGCGAAACTGACGCGGTGATGACGTTAGTGCGCGAGGGATTCGGCGTCTCAGCAGTGCCGGTGCCTCCCGAGGAACTCAACGAGGACATGGAGGAAATCGCCCACTCCGATCGAATCGCCCTGGTGGACCGGGGCGGTCGTCTCATTGGCTTTTACGACTCGACCGAGGAGGACCGCATGGCCGCCCTGGTGGGCGAGGCCAAGCTGCGCGGCAGTTGGATCGGACGAATGCCCGCGATTAATGCCTCGCTCAACTTCACCGCCTCCGTGCTGTTGGCGCTGGCCTGGGCCGCTATTTTGACCCGCCGCGTCACGCTGCACGCGATCCTCATGAGCGCAGCGTTGGTGGTCTCGGCGGTCTTTCTGGGCTGCTATTTGACCTACCACTTCAACCTCGAAGGGGTCAGCAAACCCTATGACGGTGTGGGACCGATTCGTTACGTTTACTACACCATTTTGATCTCGCACGTGGCGCTGGCCATCCTGATGTTGCCGGTGTTGGTCCTGACGGTGGCGCGCGTCCTCAGACGACGCTTTGCCCAGCACGCGCGAATCGCCGCGGTGACCTTCCCGATTTGGGCTTACGTCTCGGTGACCGGCGTGATCGTGTACATCATGCTTTACTCCTAA
- a CDS encoding M20 family metallopeptidase yields MSVGSAPVPPLDWTTWNERFARRLPAMLEDLSWLVGRESPSLDKPRLDAVARDLADRCRRLGARVELVANPRGGDHLKAVFFENLAGRSNASPSPILILGHFDTVWPVGILDRMPIRLDQKADTFAGPGALDMKAGIVIVLHALEELSRFGLAPSRPVTLLLTSDEEIGSPTSRNLIETEARRSAFALVVEPSLANGGLKTARKGVGRFRLDVQGKAAHAGIAPEKGVSATLELAHQLVRIGQLGDPEAGTTLNIGRIQGGGATNVVAETAWAELDVRVVTLAEQARIERELNGLRAVLNGARLTLSGGFNRPPMERTAAIGGLFQHARDLAARLGFELVEGATGGGSDANFTAALGLPTLDGLGARGDGAHASHEHIRISSLPERAALLAALIVTDPPSLCPLA; encoded by the coding sequence ATGAGCGTTGGCTCCGCTCCCGTGCCGCCGCTTGATTGGACCACCTGGAACGAACGGTTCGCCCGCCGTCTTCCTGCGATGCTGGAGGATCTCTCCTGGCTGGTGGGACGGGAGTCGCCTAGCCTGGACAAGCCGAGGCTCGACGCGGTGGCCCGCGACCTTGCGGATCGCTGCCGAAGACTGGGAGCCCGCGTCGAACTCGTGGCCAACCCTCGGGGCGGTGACCACCTTAAAGCGGTCTTCTTCGAGAACCTGGCGGGAAGGTCGAACGCTTCCCCCTCGCCAATCCTGATCCTCGGTCACTTCGATACGGTCTGGCCGGTCGGAATTTTGGACCGGATGCCGATCCGTTTGGATCAGAAGGCCGACACCTTTGCCGGTCCAGGCGCGTTAGACATGAAGGCCGGAATCGTCATTGTCCTGCACGCCTTGGAAGAATTGAGTCGGTTCGGCCTCGCGCCCAGCCGCCCGGTGACGCTGCTGTTGACCTCCGACGAGGAGATCGGCAGCCCGACCTCCCGCAACTTGATCGAGACTGAGGCCCGACGCTCCGCCTTCGCGCTGGTGGTCGAGCCGTCCTTGGCCAACGGAGGACTCAAGACCGCCCGCAAAGGGGTGGGGCGGTTCCGTCTCGACGTGCAGGGCAAGGCCGCCCACGCCGGCATCGCTCCCGAGAAGGGCGTCAGCGCCACTCTCGAACTTGCACATCAACTTGTGAGAATTGGTCAGCTCGGCGATCCAGAGGCGGGCACCACCCTCAACATCGGCCGGATCCAGGGCGGCGGCGCGACCAACGTGGTGGCCGAGACGGCCTGGGCCGAACTCGACGTTCGGGTGGTCACGCTGGCCGAACAGGCGCGGATCGAGCGGGAATTGAACGGCCTGCGCGCCGTTTTGAACGGGGCGCGGTTGACCCTCTCAGGGGGCTTCAACCGTCCGCCGATGGAGCGAACTGCGGCGATTGGGGGGTTGTTCCAGCATGCCCGCGACCTGGCCGCGCGGTTGGGCTTTGAACTCGTTGAAGGAGCCACCGGTGGCGGCAGCGACGCCAATTTCACCGCCGCTTTGGGACTGCCCACCCTGGATGGCCTGGGGGCGCGCGGCGACGGCGCGCACGCCTCCCACGAACACATTCGGATTTCCTCCCTCCCTGAACGCGCTGCGCTGCTGGCGGCCTTGATCGTCACGGACCCGCCGTCGCTCTGTCCGCTCGCGTGA
- a CDS encoding LuxR family transcriptional regulator gives MSGGTGRNKARRDYLPHLESLESLRLLAPLAPGAEVAPVPGGAVADPAAAFPESAASLEVAARFTQRDSIVPVTPEPATASVNPDRSLDSFDPLAAFLEATRAALEESETTRLTLEWAEAEVEAATHSGVDQMNRYLSRTWERAGVPSHQRDDCTQAVFVTLLERLGRPAFDRAMVWVGQHGVHDLFQRETPLGPDFLRALQTVKKRAQRVRSFISLDDDAHGPLASSLADPNGPSGSLLPLGPAALGPDDPTRGRLTIQEAMHNLLSPREARLLQATLEGMSPTEIAAELGVSPKTVSNDKCLVFRKLRDRLGDDSA, from the coding sequence GTGAGTGGCGGTACGGGACGCAACAAGGCCAGGCGGGATTACCTGCCCCATTTGGAATCGCTGGAGTCGCTGCGCCTGCTCGCGCCACTGGCCCCAGGCGCGGAGGTTGCCCCGGTGCCGGGCGGCGCGGTGGCCGACCCGGCGGCGGCGTTCCCAGAGTCGGCCGCGTCGTTGGAGGTCGCCGCGCGTTTCACTCAACGTGATTCGATCGTTCCGGTCACTCCCGAACCCGCGACCGCATCTGTCAACCCTGATCGGTCGCTCGACTCGTTCGACCCGCTTGCCGCCTTCCTGGAAGCGACCCGCGCTGCTTTGGAGGAGAGTGAGACGACCCGCCTGACCTTGGAATGGGCCGAGGCGGAAGTCGAGGCCGCCACCCACTCCGGCGTTGACCAGATGAACCGCTACTTGAGCCGAACTTGGGAGCGGGCCGGGGTTCCCAGCCATCAGCGCGACGATTGCACTCAGGCCGTCTTCGTCACCCTGTTGGAGCGTCTGGGACGCCCCGCCTTCGACCGGGCGATGGTCTGGGTCGGCCAACACGGGGTCCATGACCTTTTTCAACGCGAGACGCCTCTGGGTCCGGACTTTCTGCGTGCGTTGCAAACAGTCAAGAAGCGCGCTCAACGGGTCCGCTCGTTCATCTCGTTGGACGACGACGCCCACGGTCCGCTCGCCAGTTCGCTGGCCGATCCCAACGGTCCTTCGGGAAGCCTTTTGCCTCTGGGTCCAGCGGCGCTGGGTCCCGACGACCCCACGCGGGGCCGCCTGACCATTCAAGAGGCGATGCACAACCTGCTCAGTCCCCGCGAGGCCCGACTGCTCCAAGCCACTCTTGAAGGTATGTCTCCCACCGAAATCGCCGCCGAACTAGGCGTTTCCCCCAAAACTGTCTCCAACGATAAGTGCCTGGTGTTTCGCAAACTCCGCGACCGTCTCGGCGACGACTCCGCCTAA